The Helicobacter canis genomic sequence GTCCCAAAGCTTAATGAAACCACGCGCTATGATGAGGATACAAGTATTGCAGGAGTGTTTAATGGCGTGAGTGATATACGCACAATACGATCTTCACTTAATTCGTTGATTAGTTATTCGGAGCTTGTGGATGGCAAGCTTGCAAGCCTTGTGAATTATGGTATCACGCTCAATGATAAAGGCGTGATGTTCTTAGATGAGTCTATGCTCACAAGTGCTATAAGTGCTGATCCTAAGGCTGCAGAGGAGTTTTTTTACGGCAAGGATAAGCAAGAGGTTTCTGGGAGAGACACACATATCGATGGTGTTTTTGCAAAAATTGATAAATTTTTAGCCACTTTAGCCGATGGTAGTAATTCAAGGCTTGAAGCATTTGGCTCATCACTAGAGCGAGATGCCAAGGCTTTGCAAAAAGACAAGAAAAGTGCCACAGAATTGCTTGATACGCGCTATGAGACAATGGCGAGTCGATTTGCGGCTTACGATAGCCAAATCGCAAAGACGAAAAATGCCTTTGGTTCAGTGCAGATGATGATTGATCAATCTGTCGCCAAAAAGTAGCTTGAAGAAGTAGCTTTACTTAGGAAAGGATATTTATGAGAAGCAACGCCTACAATCTCTACCAACACAATGAAGTCTCCGTAGAATCTCCAGCCAAGCTGATTGAGATGCTTTATGAAGGGATATTGCGCTTTTGCGGACAGGCAAAGCGACACATGGAGCTAGGGGATATTGAGAAAAAGATCTACTACATCAATCGCGTAACAGATATTTTCACAGAGTTGCTTAATGTATTGGATTATGAGAGAGGCGGCGAGGTAGCTACATATCTCACAGGGCTTTATACTCATCAAATCAAGCTACTCACGCAGGCAAATGTGGAGGACAATACAGAGAAGATTGACATTGTCATCAATGTAGCAAGAGGCTTGCTTGAAGCGTGGAGAGAGATTCACCAAAATGAGCTGGCTTGATAGTTTAAAAGTAGCCATTCTTCAAAAAGATGCGCAAAGGGCGTTTGCTCTTATACAAACACTTCCTGAAAGCTTTGATGATATAGAGACAATGCTACAAGCAAGGGAGCTTATCGCTCAAGTGCTTGATTTACTTGAAGAAGAGAAAAACCACATTAGAATCCAAATGCTCCAAATCAAAGCGGCAAAAAAATTCATAGAGATTAATTCCTAAAATACCCAATGATCATAAGCTAGCTATCTAGGGCTTTGTCTAGTCTGCAGCGGTATATGCGGTTATTGTAGCCGAAGATGTCGTGTGCCTGCGTGTAGAGTGTAAATCCAAATCGCTCATAGAATCCACGCAAATCAGTGCAGAGATATAAGCTAGCAAAGCCTTGAGCTTGGCAGTCATTTTTAGCGTGGCGGATAAGGCGTTGTGCTATGCCTTTTTTGCGATGAGATTCTGCGACATAGAGTGCGATCAAAAATGGATATAGATCTGCACAAGAGACAAAATCCTGTAATGCCACGCCCACACAGCCTACAATTTTTTTCTCTAGTAAGGCAAA encodes the following:
- the fliS gene encoding flagellar export chaperone FliS, with amino-acid sequence MRSNAYNLYQHNEVSVESPAKLIEMLYEGILRFCGQAKRHMELGDIEKKIYYINRVTDIFTELLNVLDYERGGEVATYLTGLYTHQIKLLTQANVEDNTEKIDIVINVARGLLEAWREIHQNELA
- a CDS encoding GNAT family N-acetyltransferase codes for the protein MSLAICSLRDNPHLLHQAQRFLLQAWADEKSSKFYEEVLQCSVDTKGFIPHFLFALLEKKIVGCVGVALQDFVSCADLYPFLIALYVAESHRKKGIAQRLIRHAKNDCQAQGFASLYLCTDLRGFYERFGFTLYTQAHDIFGYNNRIYRCRLDKALDS